The window GCAGGCCAATCCAGACCCCAACAACTGTCTGGGTGTGTTTGGGCTGAGCCTGTACACCACTGAGAGGGATCTGAGAGAGGTTTTCTCTAAATACGGCCCTTTGAGTGAGGTCAACATCGTGTATGACCAGCAGTCCCGTCGATCAAGAGGCTTTGCCTTTGTCTACTTTGAAAACTGTGAGGATTCCAAGGAGGTAAGGATGATGAGACAGggatatacattttaaaatgttgactcTTTACCACCAATTAcacagcaaatatttttttattacaagtACGAGTTTTTGTGTTAAGCAATTAATCAtacatcactttgggctctaGTTATTTGTGATGgatgtttgtccttttttttttggcaatgTAGCGTGTTTactgacagaagaagaaaactgaaagtgaaacgTAACGCTATAATATAATGATACCATTTATTGGTGAAGCATATGTAACTACAGTCCAGACTGGGTTCTCAGCTGGCAGTGACATCCATCATTATAAATGTGTTCAGTGCGGGTTGAATATACGTTCAGTAGACCAATTCTTAACACATGTCTCTGTATAAAAGGGGTATTTGTCTGAAGTCATTGTAATGAATTGGAAATTAAGCATGCAAACTATTTTATTATCTGATTAGATAAAAAGTCTACTTctgactgtgttgtgtgtttttaggcCAAGGAGCGTGCTAATGGAATGGAGCTTGATGGGCGCAGGATCCGAGTGGATTTCTCTATTACAAAACGAGCCCATACTCCCACTCCTGGAATCTACATGGGACGTCCCACATAGTGAGTGTTTCTTTAACCAGGCagctttgtttttacagtggGGATATTTTCTGGAAGCTACTGTGTAAGGTGTCTTCCAAGGTCTcattaaactttattttgtgttatacAGCggcggtggtagtggtggtggcggtggcggcggcggtggtggtagtagtagtggAGGTTCATCGCGGCGCGCCTCGAGGGATTACGACAGGGGCTACGACAGAGGCTACGACAAAGGT is drawn from Siniperca chuatsi isolate FFG_IHB_CAS linkage group LG15, ASM2008510v1, whole genome shotgun sequence and contains these coding sequences:
- the LOC122862066 gene encoding transformer-2 protein homolog alpha-like isoform X4 — translated: MSNRRRHIGNRANPDPNNCLGVFGLSLYTTERDLREVFSKYGPLSEVNIVYDQQSRRSRGFAFVYFENCEDSKEAKERANGMELDGRRIRVDFSITKRAHTPTPGIYMGRPTYGGGSGGGGGGGGGGSSSGGSSRRASRDYDRGYDRGYDKGYDRDYDRYDDREYRSYRRRSPSPYYSRGYRSRSRSRSYSPRHY